The Acidobacteriota bacterium genomic interval CGGTCGGGCCCGGCGTGAGCTACCTCGAGGTGTTCCGCTTCGCGGGCACGTCGGCGTTCATGGCCTACAGCTTCGCCGTCGTGCCACAGTCGATCTGGTACAAGCGGCAGTGGTCGACGACGTGCAAATCGGTGGTCGACGGCCTCGTCTATGGGCTGCTGACGGCGGGCGTCTTCGGCTGGCTCTGGCCTCGTTAGCCTTCTGAGGTGTCTGGGGTCAGGTCTTGAACGAACCGCAGTTCCAGGATCTGACCCCGCGTCGGTCCCCCGAGCCTTCTCGGGCGGTCAGGCGTGTCGTGTCGGTCGTCTCCACAGATCCTGGCCTCCTCAACACACGGGAGAGCCGGTTCAGAGGTACCTCAGTACGAGGAAGCCACCGACGAGCAGCACCAGGAACGTCAGCGCGGCGGCGTCGAAGTTCCGCTCGAGCGTCTCCCGCACCTTCGCCCCGAACAACCGCAGGATCAGCGCCACGAGGAAGAAGCGCGCGCTGCGGCCAATCGCTGACGTCAGTACGAACGGCCAGAAGGGCATGCCCGTCGCGCCGGCCGCGATCGTCGCCACCTTGAAGGGAATGGGCGTGAACGCGGCGGCGGCGAGGAACCAGACGCCCCATGGCCCGGTGTACATCTCGACCACCGTGTCCCAGTGCTTCTGCGCCTGGTAGAACTCGACGATGGGCTGACCCAGCGTGACCATGAAGCCCTCGCCAATCAGGTAGCCGCCCACCGCGCCGATGACGGAGCCCACCGTGCACAGCGCCGCCGCACGCAGCCACCGCGACGTGTTCGAGGCGACGATGGCGATGAGCAGCACATCGGGCGGGATCGGGAACACCGACGACTCGACAATGGCGATCAGGAACAGCGCCGCCATCGCGTGGGGCGTATCGGCCCAGTGCATCGTCCAGTCGTAGAGGCCGCGCAGCCAGCGGCGCGGCGCGTCGATGATCGTTTTCAGGGACATTGGTGGTGGTTGGCGAACGCGAGGGCGAGGCCAGCGGGCCCGCCTCAGATCCTGTCGAGCGCCTGCGCCAGGTCGGCGGTGAGGTCGTCGAGGTCCTCGATGCCCGCCGAGATGCGCACGAGACTGTCGGTGAGCCCGATGGCCGCACGCCGTTCCGGCGGGACCGACGCGTGCGTCATCGACGCGGGATGGGAGATCAAGCTCTCGACGCCTCCCAGGCTTTCGGCGAGCGCGAAGATCCGCACGCCCTCGAGCACGGCCTGCGCCGCGGCGATCGTCCCGACGTCGAACGACACCATGCCGCCGTAGCCGTGCATCTGGCGGGTCGCGAGGTCGTGCTGCGGGTGATCGGGCAGACCAGGGTAGTGCACCGTCGACACCCGAGGGTGCGCCTCGAGGAAGCGGGCGAGCGCAAGGCCGTTGGCGTTGTGCTGCGCCATCCGCACGGCGAGCGTCTTCGTCCCGCGCAGCACGAGCCACGCGTCGAAGGGGCCGAGGATGGCGCCGGCGGCGTTCTGGACGAACCTCAGCCACTCGACGTGCTCGTCGCGCACCGCGACCACGAGGCCGCCCACCGAGTCGCTGTGCCCGTTGAGGTATTTCGTCGTCGAGTGGATCACGAGGTCGGCGCCGAGGGCCAGCGGCTGCTGGATGTACGGGCTCGCGAACGTGTTGTCGACGACGAGGGTGACGCCGCGCTCGCGGGCGAGCGCCGCCACCGCGGCGAGGTCGGTGAGCCGCAGAATCGGGTTGGTGGGCGTCTCGACGAAGAGCATCTTCGTCTCGGGTCGCATCGCCGCGGCGACGAGCGCCACCTCCGACGTGTCGACGTACGAGAAGGTCAGCGCCGACCGCGTCAGCACCCGTTCGAACAGGCGGAAGGTCCCGCCGTAGGTGTTGTCGGTGACGACGACGTGGTCGCCGGCCTCGAGGAGGCTCGCGATGGCGCCGATGGCCGCCATGCCCGACGCGAACGCAAAGCCGGCGCGGCCGCCTTCGAGCGCGGCGACGTTGGCCTCGAGCGCGCTGCGCGTCGGGTTGCTGGTGCGCGCGTACTCGTGCC includes:
- a CDS encoding DedA family protein, whose amino-acid sequence is MSLKTIIDAPRRWLRGLYDWTMHWADTPHAMAALFLIAIVESSVFPIPPDVLLIAIVASNTSRWLRAAALCTVGSVIGAVGGYLIGEGFMVTLGQPIVEFYQAQKHWDTVVEMYTGPWGVWFLAAAAFTPIPFKVATIAAGATGMPFWPFVLTSAIGRSARFFLVALILRLFGAKVRETLERNFDAAALTFLVLLVGGFLVLRYL
- a CDS encoding cystathionine gamma-synthase, translated to MRLPETAGFGTRCIHAGQEPDPSTGAIITPIYQTSTYVQDGLGRHKGHEYARTSNPTRSALEANVAALEGGRAGFAFASGMAAIGAIASLLEAGDHVVVTDNTYGGTFRLFERVLTRSALTFSYVDTSEVALVAAAMRPETKMLFVETPTNPILRLTDLAAVAALARERGVTLVVDNTFASPYIQQPLALGADLVIHSTTKYLNGHSDSVGGLVVAVRDEHVEWLRFVQNAAGAILGPFDAWLVLRGTKTLAVRMAQHNANGLALARFLEAHPRVSTVHYPGLPDHPQHDLATRQMHGYGGMVSFDVGTIAAAQAVLEGVRIFALAESLGGVESLISHPASMTHASVPPERRAAIGLTDSLVRISAGIEDLDDLTADLAQALDRI